In Desulfuromonas sp. KJ2020, a single window of DNA contains:
- the mrdA gene encoding penicillin-binding protein 2 encodes MGLNAGWSETPGLKKRFVIISLAAAAVFLLLLMRLWYLQVISADSYLELSEKNRLRYIPVEAPRGAIYDRDGLLLVDNRPAFGVAVLRQDVEDVDLLLETLAVYLGEDVATLRERYQQGRRLPAYRPLPLAEDIGRDRMEVIQENASDLPGLLTVVRPNRTYPYQEIGAHLFGYLGEITEQQLRSKDFAGYRSGEFVGKSGIEKRLEGSLRGHEGQQRLEVDVRGQLLRSLQTRDPFPGNRVYLTIKRDLQLAAEAAFEDHAGAAVMLDVHSGEVLALVSRPSFNPEAFAQGISSEEWIALLKDPRHPLQNKAITGQYPPGSTFKIVSALAALKSGLITASTSVDCTGKLEVGDREFRCWKRRGHGKTNLKKALKESCDVWFYQVAQDLGIDRLSETAMDLGLGSPLGIDLEGEKAGLIPTRDWKRRRFGAPWYDGETVIASIGQGYVLTTPLQLAVMTATMANGGTVYRPQVVKKVVDLVGNVLEDHSPEILKSTPFSQKDLMAVHTGLVAAVNEPGGTAWSRRLEGVKVAGKTGTAQVVRLKDDDDREEDEERIPYRFRDHALFVAYAPAEAPEIAVAVVVEHGRHGSTVAAPIAMEMIASYFGVEVGPQPENVPYAGD; translated from the coding sequence ATGGGGCTCAATGCCGGTTGGTCGGAAACTCCCGGCCTGAAAAAACGTTTCGTGATCATTTCTCTCGCGGCAGCCGCTGTATTTCTGCTGCTGCTGATGCGCCTGTGGTATCTGCAGGTGATCAGTGCCGATTCCTATCTCGAACTTTCGGAAAAAAACCGTTTACGTTATATCCCGGTCGAAGCGCCGCGGGGCGCCATCTATGATCGTGACGGTCTCCTTTTGGTTGATAACCGACCGGCTTTCGGAGTCGCTGTACTGCGCCAGGATGTAGAAGATGTTGATCTTCTGCTGGAAACCCTCGCTGTTTACCTGGGTGAAGATGTGGCCACGCTTCGCGAACGCTATCAGCAGGGCAGACGCCTGCCTGCCTACCGGCCCTTGCCTTTAGCGGAAGACATTGGGCGGGACCGCATGGAAGTCATTCAGGAAAATGCTTCTGATCTTCCTGGTCTGCTCACCGTCGTTCGCCCTAATCGTACCTATCCTTACCAGGAAATCGGCGCTCATCTGTTCGGCTATCTGGGGGAAATCACCGAACAGCAATTACGCAGCAAGGACTTTGCCGGATACCGGTCCGGTGAATTTGTCGGTAAAAGTGGGATTGAAAAACGTCTGGAAGGCTCTTTGCGCGGCCATGAGGGGCAGCAACGACTTGAGGTCGACGTCCGAGGCCAGCTTCTTCGCAGTCTTCAGACCCGGGATCCCTTTCCGGGAAACCGGGTCTATCTGACGATCAAGCGGGATCTGCAATTGGCCGCCGAAGCGGCTTTTGAAGATCATGCCGGTGCGGCCGTTATGCTGGATGTTCATTCCGGTGAGGTTTTGGCTCTGGTCAGTCGCCCCTCCTTCAACCCGGAGGCTTTCGCCCAGGGCATAAGCTCCGAAGAGTGGATCGCCCTTCTCAAGGATCCCCGCCATCCGCTTCAGAACAAGGCAATAACCGGACAGTATCCCCCCGGTTCGACCTTCAAGATTGTGTCCGCCCTGGCGGCTCTGAAGTCGGGGCTGATCACCGCGTCGACCTCGGTTGACTGCACCGGAAAACTCGAGGTAGGCGACAGGGAATTCCGCTGCTGGAAGAGGAGAGGGCACGGTAAAACGAACCTTAAAAAGGCACTGAAGGAAAGCTGTGATGTCTGGTTTTACCAGGTCGCGCAGGACCTCGGTATCGATCGGCTTTCCGAGACGGCCATGGATCTGGGGCTGGGTAGTCCTCTTGGCATTGACCTCGAAGGGGAGAAGGCCGGCCTGATACCGACAAGGGATTGGAAGCGCCGGCGATTCGGCGCTCCCTGGTATGACGGTGAAACCGTCATCGCCTCCATCGGACAGGGCTATGTTTTGACAACGCCCCTGCAGCTCGCGGTCATGACGGCGACCATGGCCAATGGCGGTACCGTGTATCGCCCGCAGGTGGTCAAGAAGGTTGTCGATCTTGTCGGCAATGTGCTGGAGGACCATTCTCCCGAAATTCTCAAATCGACCCCTTTTTCCCAAAAAGACCTGATGGCGGTGCACACCGGGCTGGTGGCGGCGGTGAACGAACCGGGAGGCACGGCCTGGTCTCGCAGGCTTGAAGGGGTGAAGGTGGCCGGGAAGACGGGAACCGCTCAGGTTGTCCGTCTCAAAGACGATGATGACAGGGAGGAGGATGAAGAGCGGATTCCGTACCGTTTTCGGGACCACGCCCTTTTTGTGGCCTATGCGCCGGCCGAGGCGCCTGAAATTGCCGTTGCCGTCGTCGTTGAACATGGCCGGCATGGCAGCACCGTTGCCGCTCCTATCGCCATGGAAATGATTGCCAGCTATTTCGGGGTTGAAGTTGGTCCCCAGCCCGAAAATGTACCCTATGCGGGAGACTGA
- the rodA gene encoding rod shape-determining protein RodA, with product MFDRRLLTHFDWFFLALVCLVAAIGMINLYSATASWSPGGTPVYIKQMYWFSLGIVIALTVCIFDYRHLEYMGFFFYGANVLLLIGVLLFGKTSMGATRWLDLGLFNLQPSEVMKIVIIITLACHFSRKGHAFGHNFRELLPPFSLLALPVLLIMKQPDLGTSMMVVFIGLTVALFAGIQRLTFIGLTVLGFLGAFGGWFLLHDYQRERVYTFLNPERDPLGSGYHIIQSKIAVGSGGFWGKGFMKGTQSQLAFLPERHTDFAFSVFAEEWGFVGSLGLLAFYLLIIIWGLYIARRAADKFGMFLALGVVAMLFWHMVVNLGMVIGLLPVVGVPLPLFSYGGTSMVTTMIGTGLLLNVSMRRFKF from the coding sequence ATGTTTGACCGCCGTCTGCTGACGCACTTCGACTGGTTTTTTCTGGCCCTGGTCTGCCTGGTGGCCGCCATTGGCATGATAAACCTGTACAGCGCCACCGCCTCCTGGTCCCCTGGGGGAACGCCCGTCTACATCAAGCAGATGTACTGGTTTTCTTTGGGGATTGTCATCGCTCTGACCGTTTGTATCTTCGATTATCGTCACCTCGAATATATGGGTTTTTTTTTCTATGGGGCCAATGTCCTGTTGCTGATCGGTGTCCTTTTGTTCGGCAAAACCTCCATGGGGGCCACACGCTGGCTCGACCTCGGGCTTTTCAATCTGCAGCCGAGCGAGGTCATGAAAATCGTCATCATCATCACCCTCGCCTGCCACTTCAGCCGCAAAGGGCATGCGTTTGGCCATAACTTCAGAGAATTGCTCCCGCCTTTTTCCCTGCTGGCGCTACCGGTTTTGCTGATCATGAAGCAGCCCGACCTCGGCACGTCGATGATGGTCGTTTTTATTGGCCTGACCGTTGCCCTCTTTGCCGGTATACAGCGGCTCACTTTTATCGGGTTGACCGTGCTGGGATTTTTGGGAGCCTTTGGGGGGTGGTTTTTGCTGCATGACTATCAACGGGAGCGGGTCTATACTTTTCTCAATCCCGAACGAGATCCCCTGGGCTCCGGCTATCACATTATCCAGTCCAAGATCGCTGTGGGCAGTGGCGGGTTCTGGGGTAAAGGTTTTATGAAGGGGACACAGTCCCAACTCGCCTTTCTACCGGAACGGCACACGGACTTCGCTTTTTCCGTCTTTGCCGAAGAATGGGGCTTTGTCGGCAGCCTGGGCCTGTTGGCGTTCTATCTGCTCATAATTATCTGGGGACTCTATATCGCCCGGCGTGCCGCCGATAAGTTCGGCATGTTTTTGGCCTTGGGCGTGGTGGCCATGCTGTTCTGGCATATGGTGGTGAATCTGGGGATGGTCATCGGCCTGCTCCCCGTCGTCGGCGTCCCGCTGCCCCTTTTTTCCTACGGGGGCACCAGTATGGTGACAACCATGATCGGGACCGGGCTGCTGCTCAACGTCAGCATGAGGCGCTTCAAGTTCTGA
- the amrS gene encoding AmmeMemoRadiSam system radical SAM enzyme produces MREAAFWEKKDSDKTLCTLCRHHCLIAAGKRGLCGVRENRDGILYSLVYEKLIAENVDHIEKKPLFHYLPGSTSYSIATVGCNFHCRHCQNYDISQWGASRGPVPGEKVSPADLVQRALAAGCRSISYTYTEPTIFYEYAYDTAVLAKEAGLGNVFVSNGYTGTAALEQIAPYLDAANIDLKGFTEDFYREVAGARLQGVLDTLRDYRRLGIWLEVTTLLIPGHNDSDEELRALAGFVCNELGAQVPWHVTAFYPTYKMLDVPRTPVETLRRARQIGLEAGLKYVYEGNVPGEGGENTFCPGCKKKIISRVGYRVDASHLDRGRCDACGHLLDGVWF; encoded by the coding sequence ATGCGCGAAGCTGCCTTCTGGGAAAAAAAAGATAGCGATAAAACCCTTTGCACCCTGTGCCGCCACCATTGCCTGATTGCCGCTGGCAAAAGAGGCCTTTGCGGGGTGCGAGAAAATCGCGACGGCATTCTCTACTCGCTTGTTTATGAAAAACTGATTGCCGAGAACGTCGACCACATCGAGAAAAAACCTCTCTTTCATTACCTCCCAGGATCCACCAGCTATTCTATCGCCACGGTCGGCTGCAATTTTCACTGCCGGCATTGCCAGAATTACGACATCTCCCAGTGGGGTGCTTCCAGGGGGCCGGTACCGGGTGAGAAAGTGTCCCCAGCCGATCTTGTCCAGCGGGCCCTGGCGGCGGGATGCCGGAGTATTTCCTACACCTATACTGAACCGACCATCTTCTACGAATATGCCTATGACACCGCCGTGCTGGCCAAGGAAGCCGGTCTCGGCAATGTGTTCGTCAGCAATGGTTATACAGGGACCGCTGCCCTGGAACAGATTGCCCCCTATCTCGATGCAGCCAATATCGACCTCAAGGGTTTTACGGAGGATTTCTACCGGGAAGTGGCGGGAGCCCGTCTGCAGGGAGTGCTGGATACCCTGCGGGACTACCGGCGGCTGGGCATCTGGTTGGAAGTTACCACCCTGCTGATCCCAGGCCACAACGATAGCGATGAAGAGTTGCGGGCCCTGGCCGGCTTTGTTTGCAACGAACTTGGCGCCCAGGTTCCCTGGCATGTGACCGCTTTTTATCCAACCTACAAGATGCTGGATGTGCCGCGCACACCCGTGGAAACCCTGCGGCGCGCCAGGCAGATAGGGCTCGAGGCGGGGTTGAAATATGTCTATGAAGGCAATGTGCCCGGCGAGGGGGGCGAAAACACCTTCTGTCCGGGATGTAAGAAAAAGATTATTTCACGGGTGGGATACCGTGTCGACGCCAGCCACCTGGATCGGGGTCGCTGTGATGCCTGTGGACACCTTCTCGATGGTGTCTGGTTCTAG
- a CDS encoding OmpP1/FadL family transporter, whose translation MKRFLPTMQREINMLSARDVRSFFLAILTGALLFPQSILASGFGIFTQGASALGQANATVAHADGPSALYFNPALLTELPGTGMELGTTLIYPRRDFTSDTTGREDFTDSTLYTPSTFYLTHALNDRFSAGIGLLNPFGLGTEWNTDWEGRYLATRSEIVTYMFNPAVGYRPNSWLSIGAGLNLLYLDATLEKQVKLAFVGLSDGQQKFTGDGTGVGFNLGILLKLNPKIQFGAGYRSSIKVDIDGRVNFTLPDPSLAAILPDTTAQTDINLPQQLVAGLAFFPTDNITLETGIRWEDWSSYDELHISFAQPVNGSDFSIYPKNWQATWAWNLGGKYRLNERVFLLAGYLYGEDAIGNATFEPSVPDSDSQLFCLGATLNFDRLTISLSYGYQLLEDRSKNNSYLPDVNPAVADSADYARGRYESQLHLLGVSAGYRF comes from the coding sequence ATGAAACGTTTTCTGCCAACCATGCAGAGGGAGATTAACATGCTGAGCGCCCGTGACGTTCGTTCTTTTTTCCTGGCCATCCTGACGGGAGCCCTTCTTTTCCCCCAGAGCATTTTGGCTTCCGGCTTCGGTATATTCACACAGGGCGCCAGTGCGCTCGGGCAGGCCAATGCCACCGTTGCGCACGCCGACGGACCTTCGGCTCTGTATTTCAACCCTGCCCTGCTTACAGAGTTGCCGGGAACCGGGATGGAACTGGGTACAACATTGATATATCCCCGAAGAGACTTTACCAGTGACACAACCGGCCGTGAAGATTTCACGGACAGCACCCTTTACACCCCTAGCACATTCTACCTGACCCATGCCCTTAACGACCGATTCAGCGCCGGCATTGGCCTGCTTAATCCATTCGGACTGGGCACAGAGTGGAATACCGATTGGGAAGGTCGCTATCTGGCCACCCGTTCGGAAATTGTCACCTATATGTTTAATCCTGCAGTGGGCTACCGCCCGAACTCCTGGCTAAGTATTGGCGCGGGTCTGAATCTGCTCTACCTTGACGCCACGCTGGAAAAGCAGGTTAAACTAGCCTTTGTTGGACTTAGCGACGGCCAGCAAAAATTCACCGGGGACGGAACAGGAGTGGGATTCAATCTGGGCATTCTTCTTAAACTGAATCCGAAAATACAGTTTGGGGCAGGCTATCGAAGTTCCATAAAGGTTGACATCGATGGTCGCGTCAACTTCACTCTTCCTGACCCGAGCCTGGCAGCCATATTACCGGATACGACAGCACAAACGGATATTAACTTGCCCCAGCAACTTGTAGCAGGACTGGCCTTTTTCCCCACCGACAATATCACCCTGGAGACGGGCATCCGTTGGGAAGACTGGTCTTCTTACGATGAACTGCACATTTCCTTTGCTCAACCGGTCAACGGCTCAGATTTCTCCATTTATCCCAAAAACTGGCAGGCCACCTGGGCCTGGAACCTGGGCGGAAAATATCGCCTGAATGAAAGGGTCTTTCTGCTGGCTGGATATCTTTACGGCGAAGATGCCATAGGCAATGCCACGTTTGAGCCGTCCGTCCCCGATTCAGACTCCCAACTGTTCTGCCTCGGCGCAACCCTGAACTTCGACAGACTGACCATTTCGCTCAGTTACGGTTACCAACTCCTGGAGGACCGGAGCAAGAACAACAGCTATCTGCCCGATGTCAATCCGGCTGTCGCCGACTCTGCCGACTACGCCAGGGGACGCTATGAGTCCCAACTTCACCTGCTTGGGGTAAGTGCAGGGTACCGCTTTTGA
- a CDS encoding class I SAM-dependent methyltransferase, whose amino-acid sequence MSKSKYLMEHEKEAQRLDQKTDRERLSEQALWAGLRPGMRVADIGCGSGKTTGFLHSLVQPGGSAMGVDASAERIAHAQRTQSSLGATFVCRNIYAPLEDLGTFDFIWSRFFLEYHRQESFAIVQRLTDLLQPGGIMCLVDLDYNCLSHYGLPARLEKTVCGVMKTLEQTADFDPYVGRKLYAYLYDLGYEEIRVEMSAHHLIYGELDSTDAFNWATKVEVAAQNSGYPFSDYPGGYDEFRKEFMTFFQDPRRFTYTPLIACRGRKPMKKGGQ is encoded by the coding sequence TTGTCCAAATCCAAGTATCTCATGGAACACGAGAAGGAAGCCCAGCGGCTTGACCAGAAAACGGATCGAGAGCGATTGAGTGAACAGGCCCTCTGGGCAGGTCTGCGCCCTGGTATGCGGGTCGCCGATATCGGTTGTGGCTCAGGAAAAACCACGGGATTTTTGCATAGTTTGGTTCAACCCGGTGGGAGCGCGATGGGGGTCGATGCTTCGGCGGAGCGCATTGCCCATGCTCAAAGAACACAGTCTTCTCTGGGGGCGACGTTTGTATGTCGAAATATTTATGCCCCGCTTGAGGATTTGGGAACATTTGATTTTATCTGGTCTCGATTTTTTCTGGAATATCATCGTCAGGAAAGTTTTGCCATCGTGCAGCGATTAACGGATCTTTTGCAGCCGGGAGGCATTATGTGTCTGGTGGATCTTGACTACAACTGCCTGAGTCATTACGGTCTGCCTGCCCGCCTTGAAAAGACGGTCTGTGGCGTGATGAAAACACTGGAGCAGACAGCCGATTTCGATCCATACGTGGGGCGAAAGCTTTATGCCTATCTTTATGATCTGGGCTATGAAGAAATTCGGGTCGAAATGTCGGCCCATCATCTGATCTACGGTGAACTCGACAGTACAGATGCTTTTAACTGGGCCACGAAAGTTGAGGTTGCAGCTCAGAACTCAGGTTATCCTTTTTCGGACTATCCGGGCGGATATGATGAATTTCGTAAAGAGTTTATGACTTTTTTTCAAGATCCGAGGCGTTTCACCTATACCCCACTTATTGCCTGCCGGGGGCGAAAGCCCATGAAAAAAGGGGGTCAATAA
- a CDS encoding HD domain-containing phosphohydrolase gives MSKDDEKAITNMSLPLYNSRIIHAYLALLKDKYPHIDIEKILRHAHMDPCEIADQGHWFSQEQVDLFYEKLVQLTGDESIAREAGRYAASPEALGAMRQYVLGLVGPANAFSLIQKTSAQFTRSSQYTSRELDSNRVEITVTPNRGVQEKKFQCENRMGFFEAIIMMFNFHRPGVTHPECLFRGDSCCRYIVSWEDTLASLWSKIRLWSIPLFFLLIFGSLLYDPWLTLTITLPTLTIILFGLTIIMDIAEKKELRSSLNILMGSTEKLVDQININHTNASLTNEIGQALSQQTDIDSILDKTIKILENYLDYQRGMILLANSDRTTLEYKGGFGYTEEQEALLKNTNFDLTRPESAGIFIRSFREKQPFLINDLKEISKHLSERSLKFASFLGVKSFICCPIISEEETVGILAVDNLKAPRPLVHSDMSLLMGITPFIGISMHNVKLMNARVEQFKSTLQVLAASIDARDPLTAGHSEKVTEYALGICEEMDLPQDFTEMIRVAALLHDYGKLGVPDSILKKEGRLTNDEYEAVKTHSLKTRNILEQINFEGIMAEVPIVAGAHHEKFDGTGYPEGLKGEQIPLGARILAVADFFEAITAKRHYREPMPTNVAFELLREGIGRHFDARVVIAFMDYYTRAHIVNSTNEPGRSPVTRNDPRVPMEFPLSMEISGVSWRGYTVDMGPGGLYVTSSQNVELGERLHLSFNLPGLTATIRAQGRVAWLNSTGNRRKPSYPQGFGIEFTLISETEKRAIADHLKTNPAPVSPY, from the coding sequence TTGTCCAAAGACGACGAAAAAGCCATCACCAACATGAGTCTTCCGCTGTATAACAGCAGAATCATTCATGCCTATCTCGCCCTTCTAAAAGACAAATACCCGCACATCGACATTGAGAAAATTCTGCGGCATGCCCACATGGACCCCTGCGAAATCGCCGACCAGGGGCACTGGTTCAGTCAGGAGCAGGTTGACCTTTTCTATGAAAAACTGGTCCAACTGACCGGTGACGAATCGATTGCCCGGGAAGCGGGGCGCTACGCGGCCTCCCCTGAGGCCTTGGGCGCCATGCGTCAGTATGTTCTCGGTCTCGTTGGACCGGCGAACGCTTTCAGCCTGATCCAGAAGACCTCGGCTCAGTTCACCCGTTCATCCCAATACACTTCCCGAGAACTTGATTCCAACCGGGTTGAAATCACAGTCACACCCAACCGTGGTGTTCAGGAAAAAAAATTCCAGTGTGAAAACCGGATGGGTTTTTTCGAAGCCATCATCATGATGTTCAATTTTCATCGACCGGGTGTCACCCACCCCGAATGTCTATTCAGGGGAGATTCCTGCTGCCGGTATATTGTTTCCTGGGAAGACACCTTGGCCTCTCTCTGGTCTAAAATCAGGCTCTGGTCAATTCCTCTGTTCTTTCTGTTGATCTTCGGGTCCCTGCTCTACGATCCCTGGCTCACCTTAACCATTACCCTCCCCACTCTGACCATCATCCTTTTTGGCCTTACCATCATCATGGATATTGCCGAAAAAAAAGAACTGCGTTCCAGCCTGAACATCCTTATGGGCTCCACCGAAAAACTGGTGGACCAGATCAACATCAACCACACCAATGCCAGCCTGACCAATGAAATAGGCCAGGCGCTCAGCCAACAGACAGATATTGACAGCATCCTGGATAAGACGATTAAGATCCTCGAGAACTATCTGGACTACCAACGTGGTATGATTTTGCTTGCCAATTCGGACCGCACCACATTGGAATACAAGGGCGGATTCGGCTACACAGAAGAGCAGGAGGCACTTCTAAAAAACACCAATTTCGACCTGACCCGGCCTGAATCTGCAGGCATTTTTATCCGATCCTTCCGCGAAAAGCAGCCCTTTCTGATCAACGACCTTAAAGAAATCAGCAAGCATCTCTCTGAGCGAAGCCTTAAATTCGCCAGTTTTCTTGGCGTAAAATCCTTTATTTGCTGCCCTATTATCAGCGAAGAAGAAACCGTAGGCATTCTGGCCGTGGACAATCTCAAGGCACCGCGACCCCTTGTACACAGCGACATGAGTCTTCTGATGGGCATCACCCCCTTTATTGGCATCAGCATGCACAACGTGAAGCTCATGAATGCTCGCGTAGAGCAATTCAAATCAACCTTGCAGGTATTAGCGGCCAGTATCGACGCGCGAGACCCCCTGACGGCAGGGCATTCGGAGAAGGTCACTGAATATGCATTGGGTATATGTGAGGAAATGGACCTTCCCCAGGACTTTACGGAAATGATCCGTGTGGCCGCCCTTTTACACGATTACGGCAAACTGGGCGTCCCCGACTCCATCCTCAAGAAGGAGGGTCGTCTTACCAACGATGAATACGAAGCCGTCAAGACACATTCCTTGAAGACACGTAATATTCTCGAACAGATAAACTTTGAAGGGATCATGGCCGAGGTACCCATCGTAGCTGGGGCCCATCATGAAAAATTTGACGGTACCGGTTATCCCGAAGGGCTTAAGGGGGAGCAGATTCCTCTAGGAGCTCGAATCCTCGCTGTCGCCGATTTTTTCGAAGCGATCACCGCCAAAAGACATTATCGGGAACCAATGCCCACAAATGTAGCCTTTGAACTGCTTCGAGAGGGGATTGGTCGCCATTTTGACGCCCGGGTTGTCATCGCTTTCATGGATTACTACACCCGGGCACACATTGTGAATTCGACTAATGAACCGGGTCGCTCCCCAGTAACCCGTAATGACCCGCGCGTTCCCATGGAGTTCCCCCTCTCCATGGAAATTTCGGGCGTTTCCTGGCGAGGATATACGGTGGACATGGGCCCGGGTGGCCTGTATGTCACCAGCAGCCAGAACGTCGAATTGGGGGAACGACTGCATCTTAGCTTCAATCTTCCCGGCCTCACGGCAACCATCCGAGCCCAAGGAAGAGTCGCCTGGCTCAACAGCACGGGCAACCGACGAAAACCTTCCTATCCTCAGGGATTCGGCATCGAATTCACGTTGATTTCTGAAACGGAGAAACGGGCTATTGCCGACCACCTTAAAACCAACCCGGCCCCTGTGTCCCCTTATTGA
- a CDS encoding PilZ domain-containing protein: protein MENHHLAGQFLDSITEENCRNKGREVSQKALINKLNSINFHGGHVLITLSHRRYPQKITLKAAPQPCFNAQVDLLWLEPEAVQGKLKTYEFDHLIISDGLKLIVVRPDLVGISPQGMRILLPKMGCEVRSRKTQRFPCLPLQVDVIQNSAHFKGVLQDFTACSFAVKLSTVAPQTFNWLNPNEPVMVVLSNDTIPLFGGECHIVYQNWEQKTRTVVLHIQRQVTPRFKTKEFRSPRQELIPSPNIQFLHPLTEKKIDLGVINLSGTGLAVEEDLSHSVLLPGLIIPELQMTFATSFTLTCMAQVIYRRPRSDDPGETRVICGLAILDMKMEEHVNLLSLLQQVNDPRSYLCNRVDLDALWHFFFETGFIYPEKYAHIQAKKERFKKTYEKLYTESPRIARHFIYQDKGVIMGHMAMLRIYSKTWLIHHHAADRTLSQRAGLVVLEQIGSYINDSHNLHSSHMNFVMCYFRPDNKFPRRVFGGVAKYINNPKGCSTDDFVYFYIQPDTTLGLRAEGSCHVQPTVEEDLVELSYYYEHLSGGLMIPAIDLEPGIESEDEPDEEFSRLGLKRQRLCFSLKRDGELQAMILINLSDAGLNMSELTNCIQVIVLDQDNLTRGELMAALNRLGRQYFESDKIPAILYPVKYAKDQDIKYDKIYTMWILNCQNLDQYFKFCNTFLARI from the coding sequence ATGGAGAACCATCATCTTGCCGGACAGTTCCTGGATTCGATCACGGAAGAAAACTGCCGAAACAAGGGACGCGAAGTCAGCCAAAAAGCCCTGATCAATAAGCTTAACTCCATCAATTTTCATGGCGGCCATGTCTTGATCACCCTCTCGCATCGTCGCTATCCGCAAAAGATAACCCTGAAAGCCGCTCCCCAACCCTGCTTCAATGCGCAAGTTGACTTGTTGTGGCTAGAGCCTGAGGCTGTCCAGGGCAAGCTCAAGACCTACGAATTCGACCATCTGATTATTTCTGACGGCCTGAAACTTATCGTTGTCAGGCCCGACCTTGTCGGCATTTCGCCACAAGGGATGCGGATCTTGCTGCCGAAGATGGGATGCGAGGTGCGTTCGCGAAAGACACAACGTTTTCCCTGTCTTCCCCTGCAGGTCGATGTCATACAGAATAGTGCGCATTTCAAAGGAGTTCTTCAGGATTTTACCGCCTGTTCTTTCGCCGTCAAATTGAGCACAGTCGCACCACAGACCTTCAACTGGCTTAACCCCAATGAACCCGTCATGGTTGTGCTGAGCAACGACACCATTCCCCTTTTTGGCGGAGAGTGCCATATCGTCTATCAGAACTGGGAGCAAAAGACCCGCACCGTGGTTTTGCACATCCAGCGCCAGGTGACTCCCCGCTTCAAAACCAAGGAATTCAGAAGTCCGCGGCAGGAGCTGATCCCCTCCCCCAACATTCAATTCCTGCATCCGTTGACAGAAAAAAAAATCGACCTTGGTGTCATTAATCTCTCCGGCACGGGGCTGGCTGTCGAAGAAGACCTGTCGCACTCCGTGCTGCTGCCAGGGCTTATCATTCCTGAACTTCAGATGACCTTTGCAACCAGCTTCACTCTGACTTGCATGGCTCAGGTTATCTATCGACGACCTCGCAGTGATGATCCAGGGGAGACCCGTGTAATTTGCGGGCTGGCCATACTCGACATGAAAATGGAGGAACATGTCAACCTGCTTTCACTCCTGCAGCAGGTCAATGATCCACGTTCCTATCTCTGCAACAGGGTGGACCTGGATGCGCTATGGCATTTCTTTTTTGAGACGGGCTTTATCTACCCGGAAAAGTATGCCCACATTCAGGCGAAAAAAGAGAGGTTCAAGAAGACCTACGAGAAGCTCTACACAGAAAGCCCTCGAATTGCCCGTCACTTTATTTATCAGGACAAGGGGGTGATTATGGGGCACATGGCCATGCTGAGAATCTACAGTAAAACCTGGTTGATCCATCACCATGCTGCTGACCGGACACTATCACAAAGAGCAGGCCTGGTGGTTTTGGAGCAGATCGGAAGCTACATCAACGACTCCCACAATCTCCACTCGTCTCACATGAATTTCGTCATGTGCTATTTTCGGCCGGACAATAAATTTCCTCGCCGCGTCTTTGGAGGTGTGGCGAAGTACATCAACAATCCCAAAGGATGCTCAACCGATGACTTTGTCTATTTCTATATTCAGCCTGATACCACGCTAGGGCTGCGGGCGGAAGGGTCTTGTCACGTACAGCCGACGGTCGAGGAGGATCTCGTTGAACTCAGCTATTACTACGAGCATCTTTCTGGAGGACTCATGATTCCGGCTATTGACCTGGAACCTGGAATCGAAAGCGAAGATGAGCCTGATGAAGAATTCTCAAGGTTGGGGCTAAAGAGACAGCGACTGTGCTTCTCTTTAAAACGAGATGGCGAATTACAGGCGATGATTCTGATCAACCTCTCCGACGCCGGTCTGAATATGTCTGAGCTCACCAACTGCATCCAGGTAATTGTCCTTGACCAGGACAATCTCACCAGGGGCGAGTTGATGGCCGCGTTAAACAGGCTAGGCAGGCAGTATTTTGAGAGTGATAAGATTCCCGCCATTTTATATCCGGTCAAATATGCCAAAGACCAGGATATTAAATATGATAAGATTTACACCATGTGGATTTTAAATTGTCAGAATCTTGACCAATACTTCAAATTCTGCAACACTTTCCTGGCACGCATATAA